In one Achromobacter spanius genomic region, the following are encoded:
- a CDS encoding prepilin peptidase, whose product MYPGEVLWLLVFACWNGVLIYNDLRYRRVPNTLIVAGFAAQLLWLAAAAFVPGWMFPPRWTGWLMTVAGFLAAFLLLPLWGRRLMSAGDIKAVAVLGLWLGLAPLVLVLLLSNLLAGLHSLGVLVVSRYWALSQRWRQVPYAMYLGIAALSVVLMPLSSPWYSWCSSWCSTAS is encoded by the coding sequence TTGTATCCAGGGGAAGTGCTGTGGCTGCTGGTGTTCGCATGCTGGAATGGGGTGCTGATCTACAACGATCTTCGCTATCGCCGCGTACCCAACACGTTGATCGTGGCGGGCTTCGCGGCTCAGCTGCTATGGCTGGCCGCCGCCGCGTTCGTGCCCGGATGGATGTTTCCCCCGCGTTGGACGGGTTGGCTGATGACCGTGGCGGGGTTTCTAGCCGCCTTTCTGTTGCTGCCGCTGTGGGGCCGGCGCCTGATGAGCGCGGGCGACATCAAGGCCGTCGCCGTTCTGGGCCTGTGGCTGGGCCTGGCGCCGTTGGTGCTGGTGCTGTTGTTGTCGAACCTGCTGGCGGGCCTGCACAGCCTCGGGGTCTTGGTCGTGTCGCGCTATTGGGCGCTGTCGCAACGTTGGCGCCAGGTTCCCTATGCAATGTATCTGGGCATCGCCGCGCTCAGCGTGGTGCTTATGCCCTTGAGTTCGCCCTGGTATTCGTGGTGTTCTTCCTGGTGTTCTACGGCATCCTGA
- a CDS encoding Flp family type IVb pilin, with translation MKAKLAQFWNDEDGITALEYGLIAGLVAVALIAAVGTFTDALGNMFTGLGGKLDTAGGTAGG, from the coding sequence ATGAAAGCGAAACTTGCGCAGTTCTGGAACGACGAAGACGGCATCACCGCCCTGGAATACGGGCTGATCGCGGGTCTGGTGGCAGTGGCCCTGATCGCTGCCGTGGGCACTTTCACTGATGCCCTCGGCAATATGTTCACGGGGCTCGGCGGCAAGCTCGATACGGCTGGCGGCACTGCCGGCGGTTAA